One genomic region from Pseudochaenichthys georgianus chromosome 15, fPseGeo1.2, whole genome shotgun sequence encodes:
- the kif16bb gene encoding LOW QUALITY PROTEIN: kinesin-like protein KIF16B (The sequence of the model RefSeq protein was modified relative to this genomic sequence to represent the inferred CDS: inserted 4 bases in 2 codons; substituted 3 bases at 3 genomic stop codons), with protein MKRGPFIGTSPTTIPSKVLEVYGFNACVFAYRQTGSGKSYTMMGHANDKGLIPQICEGLFSEISRRAESDAVSFLTETSYLETYNECVQDLLIKKTIPTYRGLRVREHPRDGPYVVDLSQHLVHNHNDMEDLINLGNANHTTASTGMNGTSSRSHGIFTIRFTQAWFDAVVPRETLSKIHLVDLAGSKRADFRLKEGANINTSLVILGSVIFALAELSVGGRSTKKKTFIPYRDPVLTWLLKDSLGGNSVTTMIATNSPTNVNYLETLSTLRXASXAKNIVNSPTVNXDENVKVIRQLRAEVSRLRGLLEQADQVSRVEPSSSVKVEEELHQNEARVLELTKEWTSKCGETRSILQEETVALKKKGSGVLLGCQLPHLIGIDEDMLSGGIVLYYLKEGSTLIGSEEASCSQGIVLHGPGLLSEHCVLENRAETVTLIPWDGALCSVHGSEPLSPSGLPSAFSLPLTGMSNSTETLSEAMLQNPGIQMDRDTLQDGISTRDGREQEGDLCHKSGPELMSEWPRRKAREEVWSGDASLQQTSVLGPGDGCGTKPEGNANKIKGAMADCYKERPDSGGSSLSSMSHLQSSRGTRSTSVLPQNSTHPQLDIKPLCSQAARCPPEKTIFEGLFGCTEVDESGGLQGFTPEVETAAASIQHSGLGSLVSRVTWLVQGPGGYSPEDKDQALENSINVHNTNDVQIFSQTLISTSLHNSQKIVALYWLNVVKCSQPEPRSALLVQAETGLFTLTADSGHLVMFHQLPLVQLKEVQIDLAGHSLRLMGSPEESTLGVYTHSQNLTKYLCSAILGVICPWDRRVSQHPLLHGDLMMLSLDWQAFVPDLLLDAGFKVCCQFQKSLADPVYFLHCNMXRRNSISSEVQILLYTGVGLRISPNNYTEPLAQLLVTDTQXGMVQEDAVFHPTP; from the exons ATGAAACGTGGTCCATTTATTGGTACTAGTCCTACAACTATACCCTCCAAAGTGCTTGAGG tctatggtttcaaCGCCTGTGTGTTTGCCTATCGCCAAACAGGCTCAGGAAAATCCTACACCATGATGGGTCACGCA AACGACAAAGGTTTAATCCCACAGATCTGTGAGGGCTTGTTCAGTGAGATATCTCGTAGAGCTGAGAGTGATGCTGTGTCCTTCCttacagag ACCAGTTATTTGGAGACCTATAATGAATGTGTGCAGGACCTTCTCATCAAGAAAACTATACCGACATATAGAGGCTTGAGAGTGAGAGAGCACCCCAGGGATGGACCCTATG TTGTAGATCTATCCCAGCACTTGGTTCACAATCACAATGACATGGAGGACCTGATAAATCTCGGCAATGCCAACCACACCACAGCCAGCACCGGCATGAACGGCACGAGCAGCCGCTCCCACGGCATCTTCACCATCAGGTTCACCCAG GCGTGGTTTGATGCGGTGGTGCCCCGTGAGACGCTGAGTAAGATCCACCTGGTGGACCTGGCAGGCAGCAAGAGAGCAGACTTCAGGCTGAAGGAAGGCGCCAACATCAACACATCCCTCGTCATCCTGGGCAGTGTGATCTTTGCTCTGG CTGAACTTAGTGTGGGAGGTCGGTCAACAAAAAAGAAGACCTTCATTCCTTACAGAGACCCTGTGCTGACATGGCTACTGAAAGACAGCCTGGGTGGAAACTCTGTGACCACTATGATCGCAA CCAACTCCCCCACCAATGTGAACTACCTGGAGACCCTGAGCACGTTGCGCTAAGCCAGCTGAGCTAAAAACATAGTGAACTCTCCCACGGTGAACTAAGATGAAAACGTGAAGGTGATCAGACAGCTGCGGGCAGAGGTTTCCAGACTCCGAGGGCTACTAGAACAAGCTGATCAG GTTTCCCGTGTGGAGCCATCTTCCTCTGTGAAGGTAGAGGAGGAGCTGCATCAGAATGAGGCGAGG GTCCTAGAACTGACCAAGGAGTGGACCAGCAAATGTGGTGAGACTCGCAGTATTTTGCAG GAGGAGACTGTTGCTCTGAAGAAGAAAGGCAGTGGAGTGCTCCTGGGCTGCCAGTTGCCTCATCTGATAGGCATTGATGAAGACATGCTCAGCGGTGGAATTGTCCTGTATTATCTGAAA GAGGGCAGCACGCTGATTGGGAGTGAAGAAGCCTCATGCAGTCAGGGTATTG TGCTTCATGGTCCTGGGCTTCTCAGTGAACATTGTGTGTTGGAGAACCGTGCTGAGACCGTGACTCTGATCCCGTGGGATGGTGCGCTGTGTTCAGTCCACGGCTCTGAGCCACTGAGCCCT AGCGGGCTGCCGTCTGCCTTCAGCCTGCCCTTGACTGGCATGTCCAACTCTACAGAGACTCTGTCCGAGGCGATGCTGCAGAACCCAGG TATTCAGATGGATAGAGACACACTACAGGATGGGATAAGCACCAGGGATGGCCGGGAGCAGGAGGGGGACTTGTGTCATAAATCAGGGCCGGAGCTCATGTCTGAGTGGCCACGGAGGAAAGCGAGAGAGGAGGTTTGGTCAGGGGATGCCAGCCTCCAGCAGACAAGTGTCCTGGGCCCGGGTGATGGATGTGGCACAAAGCCAGAGGGGAATGCTAACAAGATCAAAGGCGCCATGGCTGACTGCTACAAGGAGAGACCTGACTCTGGTGGGAGCTCATTAAGCAGCATGTCCCACCTGCAGAGCAGCAGAGGAACTCGCTCCACGTCTGTCCTCCCACAGAACAGCACTCATCCTCAGCTCGACATAAAGCCCCTCTGCAGTCAGGCAGCCCGCTGTCCGCCTGAGAAAACTATCTTCGAGGGCCTTTTTGGCTGTACAGAGGTGGATGAATCTGGAGGTTTGCAGGGGTTTACACCAGAGGTAGAGACTGCAGCAGCCTCAATTCAACACTCTGGGCTGGGCTCTCTGGTCAGCAGAGTTACTTGGCTGGTCCAGGGACCAGG TGGTTATTCACCTGAAGACAAAGATCAGGCATTGGAGAACTCAATAAATGTCCACAACACAAACGACGTACAAATCTTTAGTCAGACGCTCATCTCCACCTCACTGCACAACTCCCAGAAGATTGTAGCTCTCTATTGGCTGAATGTTGTCAAGTGCAGCCAACCTGAGCCTCGCTCCGCCCTCCTGGTCCAGGCAGAGACCGGCCTCTTCACCCTGACTGCTGACTCCGGGCACCTGGTTATGTTCCATCAGCTCCCCTTAGTGCAGCTGAAAGAGGTGCAGATAGACTTAGCAGGCCACAGTCTGCGTTTGATGGGCTCCCCAGAGGAGAGCACCCTGGGAGTCTACACCCACAGCCAGAACCTTACCAAATACCTGTGCTCGGCCATACTTGGTGTTATCTGCCCCTGGGACAGAAGGGTGTCTCAGCACCCGCTGCTTCATGGAGACCTGATGATGCTGTCTTTAGACTGGCAGGCTTTTGTACCTGACCTGCTGCTGGATGCTGGTTTTAAGGTCTGCTGCCAGTTTCAGAAAAGTCTTGCTGATCCGGTGTACTTTCTCCATTGTAACAT AAGAAGGAACAGTATCTCTAGCGAAGTGCAGATACTGCTGTACACAGGTGTAGGGTTGCGGATCAGTCCCAATAACTACACTGAGCCCCTGGCCCAGCTTTTAGTCACTGACACCCA CGGCATGGTGCAGGAGGATGCTGTCTTTCACCCGACTCCATAG
- the mad2l1bp gene encoding MAD2L1-binding protein, translating to MAGVSNIFKLTLHSEDMEIPSAINSEDNVIARRLSFSSEKYVITTEEPNMTCKEVLTLQSVPDDTNSCAPSAEVAQQLSTLAVNTCSNVNNEMELKDASPNHRLHSKQQSVNNSEDKENAALPSTPSLPDNNQEEDISGQSSVTACQQLSNSEDSDMELMRQAQDNGCVNVVFPGTVTQEGCCRFVSEILKCILYQRQQLPMTYDQLVYSQKKQQASMQDEDIVARRPGQSADVSWRKCQQTLQELEEVLQQLEVLFSLSRVPRVLLLMGGSLTLPKELYEINMEALVLAGGDKSLQVSACLRQLFRTLFVADLLSDIKPVRLIPTTVLVLAHRDCGVGWFRPKLQFKVPTRVKNRIIALSTVPSTCKEPLAQVSDWEDYVWFQAPMTIKGFGK from the exons ATGGCTGGAGTATCGAATATATTTAAACTAACATTACACTCTGAAGACATGGAAATCCCGTCAGCTATTAACAGCGAAGATAACGTGATAGCGAGGCGCCTGTCGTTTTCTTCGGAAAAATATGTTATTACAACGGAGGAACCAAACATGACATGTAAAGAAGTCCTAACGTTACAAAGTGTTCCCGATGACACAAATTCATGCGCACCGTCTGCGGAAGTAGCCCAACAACTTTCTACACTAGCCGTAAACACATGTTCTAACGTGAATAATGAAATGGAATTAAAAGATGCCTCCCCTAACCATCGACTTCATTCAAAACAGCAGAGCGTAAACAACTCAGAGGACAAGGAAAACGCCGCTTTACCGTCCACACCCAGCCTGCCCG ATAACAACCAAGAAGAGGACATTTCTGGTCAGAGCAGTGTGACTGCCTGTCAACAGCTCAGTAACTCAGAGGACAGTGATATGGAGCTGATGAGACAAGCGCAGGACAATGGCTGTGTGAACGTGGTTTTCCCTGGAACTGTGACTCAGGAAGGCTGCTGCCGCTTCGTCAGTGAGATCCTCAAGTGCATCCTCTATCAGAGACAGCAACTGCCCATGACATATGACCAGCTGGTGTACTCCCAGAAGAAACAGCAAGCCTCCATGCAG GATGAAGACATAGTAGCTCGGAGGCCGGGGCAGTCTGCAGACGTGAGCTGGCGCAAGTGTCAGCAGACCCtccaggagctggaggaggtgctgcagcagctGGAGGTGCTCTTCTCCCTCAGCAGGGTGCCCCGCGTGCTGCTGCTGATGGGTGGCTCCCTCACCCTCCCCAAAGAGCTGTATGAGATCAACATGGAGGCCCTGGTATTGGCTGGTGGAGACAAAAGTCTACAGGTGTCCGCATGCTTAAGGCAACTCTTCCGGACTCTGTTTGTGGCCGACCTTTTGTCGGACATCAAACCTGTCCGTTTGATTCCCACCACCGTCTTGGTACTGGCCCACAGGGACTGCGGCGTAGGGTGGTTCCGCCCTAAACTACAATTTAAAGTGCCAACCCGTGTAAAGAACCGAATTATCGCTCTGTCTACTGTTCCCAGCACCTGCAAGGAACCACTGGCCCAGGTGTCCGACTGGGAGGATTATGTGTGGTTTCAGGCACCCATGACCATCAAGGGCTTCGGCAAGTGA